A stretch of DNA from Dokdonia sp. PRO95:
AGCACTAGTACAACCTATTATTTCAAAAAATGGAAATGTGTGGGCAGCTTATGCTCAGCGAGGTGCTGGCAGATGGGGAAGTACTACACTTACAGATACCTACCAGCTCGTACTTGATGGTAATGAGGCTGCTTACAATTACTTATGGTCTTCTATATTGAGCGCAATAAGCCAGAGAGAATTACCCGTTTTACACTGGGAGTTTCAAGAAGAGCTAGGGGTAAAGAATGCACCTTTTCGCTTTAAGCTACGCACAGCAATACCTGCTCCAAAGGTTCTAGATAGTAAGCAGGTTGCTATATTATTGCGACAAGATCTTTTACTAGAAGATCAATGGGAGGGAACGGTCTACCCATCACAAACAGGCTGGAATGAATTACATCTAGAGAAAGACACCACGGCAATAAGAAACTATTATATTCCTCTTGATACTGACTGGAAAACGCTAAAAGCGTCTACTCAAATTGCGCATAATAAGCGCACATTTACCGAAAAGCAAGAAAGTGTAGCCACTCAATCAGTCTTGAAACCTGTGGAACGTTTATGGTTATTTATCATATTTATTTTAGCTATGGGCTATTTATGGCTAGCACCTAGACTAGAAGGTGGGTGAGACTACTTGCCTTTTTTGAGTGATTATTTAATCTCTAACAAAACATCAATTTATGAGTTCGAAAATTATTTCTAAGCTTTTTGTAATGGCTGGCTTCTCTAATGTGCTAGGTGTTTTACTATTATCTAGAGGGTTAACAAATCAAGTTATGATGGATGCACAGCCAGAAGTAATGGGCTACTTTGGACTTATAGCTATCGTTTTATGGGGACTTGCGTATATAGCAGTAGCAAAAAGTTATGCAGCTGTGCCATGGCTCATAGCGGTATTTGCTGTAGAGAAGTTGGCTTACGTTATTGTATATCTGCAGTGGTTTACAAGTCATTCAATCTCTACAGTATATGAGCGGGACGCCTTTGCAGGAGTGTTTTATAGCATTTATGGTCTTAATGATTTTATCTTTATGCTCTTTTTTGGATGGGTATTTATACGCGTGTTTAGAAAAACTAAGACATAATTATTACTCTTATAATTAAATTGATTTACGATTATCTATAAATCGCAAAAGGCTATCCATATGGATAGCCTTTGCAAAACAATCAGGTTAAATTAAGTATGGTAACAAATCATTACTCAAAACCAAATTGAAAATTTGGGGGAATTCAATCTAATAAACAATCTATAAAAACATCTTTTCTGCAGGGATAATCAAACTCCTTTTTCTATTCTAGTGTCGAGTAATACTCGATATGCTAGGTGAGTAAGTCATTCTGCACTGCTAAATTACCTATACATGATCTTCTCCATCATTTTTAAAATAACAAGTCGTATGTATTCTATGAAATACCTAATTAATCGACAAAATGCATAAAATAAGAGTGTGGAGCTTCTAAGTTTTGAGCTTGATCATTTTATGAAAGAATAGGAAAGATTGAAAAAGCGGGTTGTTGAGGTTCGCTTTCGCGAAAATTGGATAGATTTTAAACTAATTATGATGAAAAAAACCATGATAATTAATCTTAGGTAGATGCTATGTCGTAGAATAGTGGTCTGAATGTAATGTTAATTACTTAATGCCTCGAAAATTTCGGCTATAGTAAAATCATTTTCCATTGCGTAAGGATAAATAAATAGAAAGGAGTAATGCTCGTCCTTCAACACTATTTCATATTTATCTAGAACGCCATTAACGGAGGACGAAAACATACTTTTAATACGACGATAACTTACGTTACTATCTAGAGCTACTAACCCATCGAGGTAAGAATAAGATGTAGCTACATCAGTTACTATAACTGGATGTTCTGCTGTGAGACCGTAGGTTTGATTTTTGCTTTGGATAGTATTAATTTAAGCTAGATACTAAAGTTAAAAAAAGAATTGAAATTTAATAAGCATACACTTTCTAAGGTGTATTCACATTCTGGAAAATTCATTAGATTTTTGAGTATTTTACAGATTGCGTAAAGCAAAAAAGGGTCTCCAAATGGAAACCCTCTACAAACAATCCCGACTTAGAAACCCCTAGCAACTAAGCCGTGACAAGGATACGAACTTTACAAAAAGATGGCGTACGGGAAACCGCATTGAGTTCATTTTTATTTTTTTTAGTCAATAGATAGTCTTAAGAAAACTATAAATGAACTAGGTTTCGTTTTGTTTTTCTTTCGCGAAAGCGGACTTCTTAGGTGTGTATTTAAAACAAAAAGGCACCCAAGTGGGTGCCCAATGCAAATAATCTTGACCTAGAAACCCCTAGCAACTAAGCCGTCACAAGGATACGAGATTTTCTTATAGGTCTTTTACGGATTTCCTTTATTTGGGCGTTTTTTATTTTTTTTTAACATTTTTATATTTGGTGATATTTGATTGTTAGGTCTTTATAAAAAAAAATAGAGGATGCCCGAATGAACATCCTCTACAAACAATCCTTGACTTAAATTCCCCCATGATTTTAAGTCGTAGTAAGATTACAAGATTTTTTAATGATTAGCTTACGGTAAACCGCATTAGGGGTATTTTTCTTAGGGATATTTCTAAATTAGACCTAAATCTTTTACTAATGCAACGAGATGGACAGCATTATTAGCTCTAAACTTTACTTTTAATTTGCTCATCTTTTTTTCAATAGCGCTTAGACTCGAGGGAGACACGTTGAGAGCAACGAGTTCTTTACTTATTTCATCATGAGAGTACCCGTAAGAAAGTAACCGCATGAGGGTAATGTCGTATTCATCTATTTCTAAATCTGCATTATTAGACATTGCCATTGCAACGCGTGGAGAAACATAACGTTCTCCATTAAAAACAGTGTTAATAGCCTCTTTAAGATCTGAGATTCCTTCTCGTCCTTTGCATACAAAGGCATCTACCCCCGTATCATTATATAGCTGCCTCACACGCTGGAAGCGATCTTCTACAGAATAAATGATAATATTGAGCTCAGGGTGTTCTTTCTTTAAAGTAGCTGCAAGATCATCTCCAGATGCAAATTGTTGCTTGCGGTGGTCTGCTACAAATGAGAGATCAGAAATTATGAGGTCATAAGGTTTACCATCCATTTCTGCTTTTTTAATGAGTTTATATGCCTCATCACAATATTGAACCTGCTTTATGTAGGGAACTTGATAGGTAGTAAGAATGTGTTGTACACCTTCATTAACGCTTCCTAAATCGTCTGCTATAATTACTTTTTGAAACATTATATCTTGATCTGTGCTTTAAAACCTTGGTTAGACTTACTTTCAAAAGTAATTGTTCCTTTTAGAGCTTCTATACGGGATTCCGCATTAAGCAAACCATTTTTAGAATTTATAGCGCCGCCTATACCATTATCCTTATATAGAATATGCAATTTTTTACCTTCCTTTGAAATCTCAACAAAGGCTATAGTTGCTTTACTATGTTTCTTAGTGTTAGTAATGAGTTCTTGCAATACCCTATAAATAGTGGTCTTGTGGGCTTTTGGAATTTGATTCCAATCTATCTTGTCGATACCTTTTGTAATGATATTGAGAGAGGGAGTTTTATAACCCACTAACAAATCATTTAAGGATGTTTGGAAAGATTCTTCTGTCTCAATAAAACTATTTTCTCTAGATATATCTCGAGTTCGACTATAAATGTGCTCTAGATTGTCTAGTAAGTGACTTTCATTGTGCGTATTAGTTTGCACTTGTGAGATTAGTTTATACACATCATTTGCAACTTCGTCGTGTAATCTCTTTGAGATTTTTGTTTCTGTAATATATACTTGTTCAAGTCGCTTTCTCCTATGGCGAGATGAAAGAAAAATGATAATAACTACAGTAGTTACTGCAATAAACAAGGCTAAATATTGGTAGCGTGTTTTGTTGATTTTCTCCTGCTGCGCTATAAGCTCGCTTTCTTTTGCTTGCGTTTGGAAAGTGTCGTATTCATATTTTTGAGCTACATATTTATATTCTTGAAGAGTTTCTACTCTGTCTAAGCTGTCCGAGAGTTTTTTAAATACAACGGCGTTTGTTGTAGCACCTATATCAATTGCCAGTCCGAGGGCTTCTAGTTGATATCTAGGGTTGTTAAGGCTGTAAGCAATATTTCTTGCTATCAGGGCATGTTTTCTAGCTAGTGCTTCTTTGCCTTGCTGATGGTAGTAGTACGATAGATGTCTATTTGTAGAAAAACTTCCCGTGATATTGTTTTCTTTTTCATTAATGGTAAGGGCTTCTAGCATCAATGTCTCACCTATTGAGTCACCTAACTGCGTAATACTATACCCATAGTTGTCATATATAGTAGTCAGTGTGTTGTTATCTTCTATGCGCTCTTTATCCTTCATAAATGGACTTAAGACTTGAGCAGCTTTCTCATAAGATGAGCGCTCCATATAAATGGTGGCGATATTATTTGAAATGGTAATACTATCTTCTTTTTTTGTGGCCATTGCCAGCGCTTGCTGGTAATTTTCTAGGGCTAGTGGTAGGTTATTAAGACTTCTATGCAACCT
This window harbors:
- a CDS encoding ATP-binding protein, with translation MQKSTITTLLVFLVLALCGIWTTPLSAQTPIDSTQHYYRVIAYPKNTENVTAGINYFKRQLENPNNDTARNNYYSELISLGYFNNGDIFESEKTTINLLKDIPVTDTQTIVRLRNRLGRLHRSLNNLPLALENYQQALAMATKKEDSITISNNIATIYMERSSYEKAAQVLSPFMKDKERIEDNNTLTTIYDNYGYSITQLGDSIGETLMLEALTINEKENNITGSFSTNRHLSYYYHQQGKEALARKHALIARNIAYSLNNPRYQLEALGLAIDIGATTNAVVFKKLSDSLDRVETLQEYKYVAQKYEYDTFQTQAKESELIAQQEKINKTRYQYLALFIAVTTVVIIIFLSSRHRRKRLEQVYITETKISKRLHDEVANDVYKLISQVQTNTHNESHLLDNLEHIYSRTRDISRENSFIETEESFQTSLNDLLVGYKTPSLNIITKGIDKIDWNQIPKAHKTTIYRVLQELITNTKKHSKATIAFVEISKEGKKLHILYKDNGIGGAINSKNGLLNAESRIEALKGTITFESKSNQGFKAQIKI
- a CDS encoding response regulator yields the protein MFQKVIIADDLGSVNEGVQHILTTYQVPYIKQVQYCDEAYKLIKKAEMDGKPYDLIISDLSFVADHRKQQFASGDDLAATLKKEHPELNIIIYSVEDRFQRVRQLYNDTGVDAFVCKGREGISDLKEAINTVFNGERYVSPRVAMAMSNNADLEIDEYDITLMRLLSYGYSHDEISKELVALNVSPSSLSAIEKKMSKLKVKFRANNAVHLVALVKDLGLI